Genomic segment of candidate division WOR-3 bacterium:
GTTGTTTTTGCCAAAGAGAGAAATGCCCGGCCGGTGATTGCGGGGGAAAACAATCTTTCTGCCGCATTTGACATTTCCAATTGTCAATATCTAAGGATTGAAAATTTTGAAATCACAAGTAACCAGGGCCGGAAATTTCGGGAAGGAATATCCGGAACCGGAGGACCGGTTGAGCATATCGTCCTGAAAGATTTAAATATCCACCATCTTGATGAATTCGGCATTGACATTGGAGATGCCAATGATTTGCAGGTATTGAATTGCCGGCTTACCTATTGTGGCTTTGGGAGCATTGGGGGACCCGCCGGCCAACAAGGAGGCTTCCGTAATGTTTTGATTCAAAATTGTGAACTCTCCTATAGTGGTCATTATTACCAAGGTGGTGATGGCTCAAACCGTCCTTATGATCGGCCCGATGGCTTTGGCATTGAAGCATCAGAGGGACCGATTGAAATCGGTAATACCACCGTAGCTCATAACTATGGGGACGGCATTGATTCCAAGGCGAAGCGCACCTACATCCACGAATGCCTCGTGATGAATAATACTTGTGACGGCGTTAAATTATGGGGTGATTCATCAAGAATTGAGAATACCCTAATCTACGGCCGGGGTGATGGTAATGCCACCCCAACCCCCTGGTCGCCAATTGTCATAAGTACTGAGAATAATAATGCCCATTTTGAGATGATCAATTGCACAATTGATGATTCCCTTGGAGAAAACTACATAATGCACGTCCAGTATGACAACCCAACAATCCCCGTCCATTTGCGGATCGTAAAT
This window contains:
- a CDS encoding right-handed parallel beta-helix repeat-containing protein is translated as MKKGIIIFFALYALLTCQKGERGGYDYLLKEPEDIIHPPSGTANAWITIIGGNHTGQYYVSPDGNDNNPGTFDQPFKTIAQAATHLQPGDTLVVFAKERNARPVIAGENNLSAAFDISNCQYLRIENFEITSNQGRKFREGISGTGGPVEHIVLKDLNIHHLDEFGIDIGDANDLQVLNCRLTYCGFGSIGGPAGQQGGFRNVLIQNCELSYSGHYYQGGDGSNRPYDRPDGFGIEASEGPIEIGNTTVAHNYGDGIDSKAKRTYIHECLVMNNTCDGVKLWGDSSRIENTLIYGRGDGNATPTPWSPIVISTENNNAHFEMINCTIDDSLGENYIMHVQYDNPTIPVHLRIVNTIFCSRGNNAPVIWLGEAVNYNIRYNLFYAPKDDRLLIQGNSTYTSAEVAQIGTGNIYGNPQFNSVAWGREGDYHLQPGSPGIDAGDSLSAPPIDLEGRRRPQGGGVDMGCYEQ